Sequence from the Burkholderia cepacia genome:
CAATCCGAACGAAAGTTCACCGCGATGCGAAGGCGAACCCAGCAAGCCGAAGTCGAGCAGCGAGCGCGCAATACGGCGCGCCAGAACGTCGCTGACGCCAAGCATTTGGGTAAACTCCGCTCGCGTAACGCTTCGCCGCAGCATCACGAACTCCATGGCCAGCGCCGATGCTTCCGGCTTGATGACCGATTTCTCCGAGCCGATTGTCCACGGATTCGCATCGAGATAGCGCAGGAGATCCAGCATGCGGCCGGCGACTCCGTCGAAATCGGTCATGCGGATCATGAAGCTGACCTGATCCAGACAGCAATCGAGAAAGAACCGGGCAAATTGAACCAGGCCCTCCTGGGAAAGACTGCCCCGACCATCCAGATCATTGCGGCGACTCTGATCGGCCCCACTCAGCGTTGCGTAGTATTGCCCGTGCTCGCGCGCCAAACCCCGAAGGGGTGACCAGAGACCGTGGGTCAGATCGGCCGCGCGCAATCCGAGATGCGAATGCAAGCGTGCGACGCGACCGTTGCCGTCCATGAACGGGTGCACCCACGCGAGACGATGATGCGAACAGGCAATGCCGATCAGTTGGTATTCCTTGGCCCGGATGCGTGCGTATCGCGTAGCCCAGGCTGCAAGCAGCGGCTCGATCATTTCGGGTTCCGGCGCCAAATGACGCCCCACCGTCACGTCGGTCTTGCGAAATTCCCCCGGCACGATCGGATGACCTTCGCCGGTAATTCGCTCGTCGGCAGGCAAACAGGAAAAGAATCGCGCGTGCAGCG
This genomic interval carries:
- a CDS encoding Fic family protein, coding for MTTIVSFEPLFPEDRMLDPLLERTAELVGSSQQLLAVRGTPLGAALVPQLRAMNSYYTNKIEGQHTTPAKIEAALHRDYSTDLVERKKQRFAIAHIATEAALEEEWGALSVPALFDPMRISTLHARFFSCLPADERITGEGHPIVPGEFRKTDVTVGRHLAPEPEMIEPLLAAWATRYARIRAKEYQLIGIACSHHRLAWVHPFMDGNGRVARLHSHLGLRAADLTHGLWSPLRGLAREHGQYYATLSGADQSRRNDLDGRGSLSQEGLVQFARFFLDCCLDQVSFMIRMTDFDGVAGRMLDLLRYLDANPWTIGSEKSVIKPEASALAMEFVMLRRSVTRAEFTQMLGVSDVLARRIARSLLDFGLLGSPSHRGELSFGLPLSSLRFLFPRLWPEVEQE